From one Sus scrofa isolate TJ Tabasco breed Duroc chromosome 9, Sscrofa11.1, whole genome shotgun sequence genomic stretch:
- the ADORA1 gene encoding adenosine receptor A1 isoform X6 — protein sequence MEAPHQQLPDHTRYKTVVTPRRAAMAIAGCWVLSFLVGLTPLFGWNNLSEVEQDWVANGSVGEPLIKCEFEKVISMEYMVYFNFFVWVLPPLLLMVLIYLEVFYLIRKQLNKKVSASSGDPQKYYGKELKIAKSLALILFLSALTWLPLHILNCIALFCPSCHKSSILIYIAIFLTHGNSAMNPIVYAFRIQKFRVTFLKIWNDHFRCQPAPPIDGDPPEERPDD from the exons ATGGAGGCTCCACACCAACAACTCCCTGACCACACTAG gTACAAGACGGTGGTGACTCCCCGAAGGGCTGCGATGGCCATCGCTGGCTGCTGGGTTCTCTCCTTCCTGGTCGGCTTGACGCCTTTGTTCGGCTGGAACAACTTGAGTGAAGTGGAGCAGGACTGGGTGGCCAACGGCAGTGTGGGTGAGCCCCTGATCAAGTGCGAGTTCGAGAAGGTGATCAGCATGGAGTACATGGTCTATTTCAACTTCTTCGTCTGGGTGCTGCCCCCACTGCTGCTCATGGTCCTCATCTACCTGGAGGTCTTCTACCTTATCCGCAAGCAGCTCAATAAGAAGGTGTCAGCATCCTCGGGCGACCCGCAGAAGTACTATGGGAAGGAGCTGAAGATCGCCAAGTCACTGGCcctcatcctcttcctctctgcccttACCTGGCTGCCCCTACACATCCTTAACTGCATCGCCCTCTTCTGCCCTTCCTGCCACAAGTCCAGCATCCTCATCTACATCGCCATCTTCCTTACACACGGCAACTCGGCCATGAACCCCATCGTCTATGCCTTCCGCATCCAGAAGTTTCGGGTTACCTTCCTTAAGATTTGGAATGACCACTTCCGCTGCCAACCTGCACCTCCCATTGATGGGGATCCTCCAGAAGAGAGGCCAGATGACTAG
- the MYBPH gene encoding myosin-binding protein H (The RefSeq protein has 3 substitutions compared to this genomic sequence), translated as MTGKATLEAPDCGPEETASESANVPATEPSGEVAAPKSTGEEQTPKPQEPAPHVPAPDAPAASKPAPPSEDVPSAPLLLAVEDVGDSSVTVSWEPPEWLGKLGFQGYVLELRREGALEWVPVNTRPMMVTQQTVRNLALGDKFFVRVTAVSSAGAGPPAVLDQPVHIQETIEAPKIRVPRHLRQTYIRQVGEAINLQIPFQGNPTPRASWTHNGHALDSQRVNVRTGDQDSILFIRSAQRSDSGCYELTVQLEGLEAKAAIDILVIEKPGSPSSIRLLDVWGCNAALEWTPPQDTGNTELLGYTVQKADKKTGQWFAVLERYHPTTCTISDLIVGNSYSFRVFSENLCGLSDSAAVTKELAHIQKTDIVAKPKSFVERDFSEAPSFTQPLADHISTPGYSTQLFCSVRASPKPKIIWMKNKMNIQGDPKYRAISEQGVCTLEIRKPSPFDSGVYTCKAINVLGEASVDCRLEVKASAAH; from the exons ATGACAGGAAAAGCCACCTTGGAGGCCCCCGACTGTGGTCCAGAGGAGACTGCCTCTGAATCTGCAAATGTGCCCGCCACAGAGCCCTCTGGAGAAGTGGCAGCTCCGAAGTCTACGGGGGAAGAGCAGACTCCCAAGCCACAGGAACCTGCCCCTCATGTACCTGCCCCCGATGCCCCAGCAGCCAGTAAACCAGCACCTCGGAGTGAAG ATGTCCCCAGTGCCCCGCTGCTGCTGGCCGTGGAGGACGTGGGTGATAGCTCGGTGACTGTGAGCTGGGAGCCCCCGGAGTGGCTAGGGAAGCTGGGTTTCCAGGGCTACGTGCTGGAACTCCGCCGAGAGGGAG CCTTGGAGTGGGTGCCTGTGAACACCCGGCCCATGATGGTGACCCAGCAGACCGTGCGGAACCTGGCTCTGGGTGACAAGTTCTTCGTGCGTGTGACTGCGGTGAGCTCTGCAGGGGCTGGCCCACCGGCTGTGCTGGATCAGCCTGTCCACATCCAAGAGACCATTG AGGCCCCCAAGATCCGTGTTCCCCGCCACCTTCGTCAGACCTATATCCGTCAGGTGGGAGAAGCAATTAACCTGCAAATCCCCTTCCAG GGGAATCCCACGCCTCGGGCCTCATGGACCCATAATGGCCACGCCCTGGACAGCCAGCGGGTGAACGTGCGCACTGGGGACCAGGACTCCATCCTCTTCATCCGCTCAGCCCAGCGCTCGGACTCAGGCTGCTACGAGCTCACCGTCCAGCTGGAAGGCCTGGAGGCTAAGGCAGCCATTGACATCCTGGTGATTG AGAAACCCGGATCCCCCAGCAGCATCAGGCTACTGGACGTCTGGGGCTGCAATGCTGCCCTTGAGTGGACACCACCCCAGGACACAGGCAACACAGAGCTCCTGGGCTACACAGTGCAGAAGGCAGACAAAAAGACAGGG CAATGGTTCACGGTGCTGGAGCGCTACCACCCGACCACCTGCACCATCTCTGACCTCATCGTGGGCAACTCTTACTCCTTCCGGGTCTTCTCGGAAAACCTGTGTGGACTCAGTGACTCGGCCGCTGTCACCAAAGAGCTCGCCCATATCCAGAAGACAG ATATTGTTGCCAAACCTAAAAGCTTTGTTGAGCGAGACTTCTCAGAAGCCCCTTCATTCACCCAACCCCTGGCTGACCACATCTCTACCCCTGGCTACAGTACTCAGCTCTTCTGCAGTGTCCGAGCATCACCCAAG CCCAAGATCATCTGGATGAAAAACAAGATGAACATCCAGGGTGACCCCAAATACCGGGCCATCTCTGAGCAAGGTGTCTGTACCCTGGAGATCCGGAAACCCAGCCCCTTCGATTCCGGGGTCTATACCTGCAAGGCCATCAATGTGCTGGGGGAGGCATCTGTGGACTGCCGGCTGGAGGTCAAAG CCTCAGCCACACACTGA
- the ADORA1 gene encoding adenosine receptor A1 isoform X5, whose amino-acid sequence MLAIAVDRYLRVKIPLRYKTVVTPRRAAMAIAGCWVLSFLVGLTPLFGWNNLSEVEQDWVANGSVGEPLIKCEFEKVISMEYMVYFNFFVWVLPPLLLMVLIYLEVFYLIRKQLNKKVSASSGDPQKYYGKELKIAKSLALILFLSALTWLPLHILNCIALFCPSCHKSSILIYIAIFLTHGNSAMNPIVYAFRIQKFRVTFLKIWNDHFRCQPAPPIDGDPPEERPDD is encoded by the coding sequence gTACAAGACGGTGGTGACTCCCCGAAGGGCTGCGATGGCCATCGCTGGCTGCTGGGTTCTCTCCTTCCTGGTCGGCTTGACGCCTTTGTTCGGCTGGAACAACTTGAGTGAAGTGGAGCAGGACTGGGTGGCCAACGGCAGTGTGGGTGAGCCCCTGATCAAGTGCGAGTTCGAGAAGGTGATCAGCATGGAGTACATGGTCTATTTCAACTTCTTCGTCTGGGTGCTGCCCCCACTGCTGCTCATGGTCCTCATCTACCTGGAGGTCTTCTACCTTATCCGCAAGCAGCTCAATAAGAAGGTGTCAGCATCCTCGGGCGACCCGCAGAAGTACTATGGGAAGGAGCTGAAGATCGCCAAGTCACTGGCcctcatcctcttcctctctgcccttACCTGGCTGCCCCTACACATCCTTAACTGCATCGCCCTCTTCTGCCCTTCCTGCCACAAGTCCAGCATCCTCATCTACATCGCCATCTTCCTTACACACGGCAACTCGGCCATGAACCCCATCGTCTATGCCTTCCGCATCCAGAAGTTTCGGGTTACCTTCCTTAAGATTTGGAATGACCACTTCCGCTGCCAACCTGCACCTCCCATTGATGGGGATCCTCCAGAAGAGAGGCCAGATGACTAG
- the MYBPH gene encoding myosin-binding protein H isoform X1, producing the protein MPGPRCPRHPGSTDPPLLIPAHSSLTPQPAPAMTGKATLEAPDCGPEETASESANVPATEPSGEVAAPKSTGEEQTPKPQEPAPHVPAPDAPAASKPAPRSEDVPSAPLLLAVEDVGDSSVTVSWEPPEWLGKLGFQGYVLELRREGALEWVPVNTRPMMVTQQTVRNLALGDKFFVRVTAVSSAGAGPPAVLDQPVHIQETIEAPKIRVPRHLRQTYIRQVGEAINLQIPFQGNPTPRASWTHNGHALDSQRVNVRTGDQDSILFIRSAQRSDSGCYELTVQLEGLEAKAAIDILVIEKPGSPSSIRLLDVWGCNAALEWTPPQDTGNTELLGYTVQKADKKTGQWFTVLERYHPTTCTISDLIVGNSYSFRVFSENLCGLSDSAAVTKELAHIQKTDIVAKPKSFVERDFSEAPSFTQPLADHISTPGYSTQLFCSVRASPKPKIIWMKNKMNIQGDPKYRAISEQGVCTLEIRKPSPFDSGVYTCKAINVLGEASVDCRLEVKASATH; encoded by the exons ATGCCTGGACCTAGGTGTCCCAGGCACCCTGGAAGCACAGACCCTCCACTGCTAATCCCTGCACACTCCAGCCTGACCCCTCAGCCAGCCCCAGCAATGACAGGAAAAGCCACCTTGGAGGCCCCCGACTGTGGTCCAGAGGAGACTGCCTCTGAATCTGCAAATGTGCCCGCCACAGAGCCCTCTGGAGAAGTGGCAGCTCCGAAGTCTACGGGGGAAGAGCAGACTCCCAAGCCACAGGAACCTGCCCCTCATGTACCTGCCCCCGATGCCCCAGCAGCCAGTAAACCAGCACCTCGGAGTGAAG ATGTCCCCAGTGCCCCGCTGCTGCTGGCCGTGGAGGACGTGGGTGATAGCTCGGTGACTGTGAGCTGGGAGCCCCCGGAGTGGCTAGGGAAGCTGGGTTTCCAGGGCTACGTGCTGGAACTCCGCCGAGAGGGAG CCTTGGAGTGGGTGCCTGTGAACACCCGGCCCATGATGGTGACCCAGCAGACCGTGCGGAACCTGGCTCTGGGTGACAAGTTCTTCGTGCGTGTGACTGCGGTGAGCTCTGCAGGGGCTGGCCCACCGGCTGTGCTGGATCAGCCTGTCCACATCCAAGAGACCATTG AGGCCCCCAAGATCCGTGTTCCCCGCCACCTTCGTCAGACCTATATCCGTCAGGTGGGAGAAGCAATTAACCTGCAAATCCCCTTCCAG GGGAATCCCACGCCTCGGGCCTCATGGACCCATAATGGCCACGCCCTGGACAGCCAGCGGGTGAACGTGCGCACTGGGGACCAGGACTCCATCCTCTTCATCCGCTCAGCCCAGCGCTCGGACTCAGGCTGCTACGAGCTCACCGTCCAGCTGGAAGGCCTGGAGGCTAAGGCAGCCATTGACATCCTGGTGATTG AGAAACCCGGATCCCCCAGCAGCATCAGGCTACTGGACGTCTGGGGCTGCAATGCTGCCCTTGAGTGGACACCACCCCAGGACACAGGCAACACAGAGCTCCTGGGCTACACAGTGCAGAAGGCAGACAAAAAGACAGGG CAATGGTTCACGGTGCTGGAGCGCTACCACCCGACCACCTGCACCATCTCTGACCTCATCGTGGGCAACTCTTACTCCTTCCGGGTCTTCTCGGAAAACCTGTGTGGACTCAGTGACTCGGCCGCTGTCACCAAAGAGCTCGCCCATATCCAGAAGACAG ATATTGTTGCCAAACCTAAAAGCTTTGTTGAGCGAGACTTCTCAGAAGCCCCTTCATTCACCCAACCCCTGGCTGACCACATCTCTACCCCTGGCTACAGTACTCAGCTCTTCTGCAGTGTCCGAGCATCACCCAAG CCCAAGATCATCTGGATGAAAAACAAGATGAACATCCAGGGTGACCCCAAATACCGGGCCATCTCTGAGCAAGGTGTCTGTACCCTGGAGATCCGGAAACCCAGCCCCTTCGATTCCGGGGTCTATACCTGCAAGGCCATCAATGTGCTGGGGGAGGCATCTGTGGACTGCCGGCTGGAGGTCAAAG CCTCAGCCACACACTGA